The DNA region atgagaaaaaatacCCTTTTGAATCTCCTGTTGAATCACCAGACTGAATTAAACTGAACCGAAACTATTAAAGTCCAGGGACACGTTTGGAAGTAGTTTAGTTCTCACAAAGCAACAAAGTTCACGGTCTCTCTGATGCTTTTTATCGCAGTGTCACACTACAAACACATCAAACTGTAGAGAACTTCCCGAATCCTATACTTTGTTAATTTGGTAAGCTTCTCGCAGACACATCTGCCACCCTAATTTCTAACTTCAGTGTGAGTGCCAGAGGAGAGCAGGCAGGGGAACGGCACGGAGGTCAAGACGCGGCGGACGGAGTCGACCAGTAAGGGCATCACAGCTCATCCGCGGCGAGCGCTTGTGTCACTTGATTGACAGGCCTCCAGATCTAACCTTCACCAAACTGTGTCGAGGGCAGCGGCGGCGGGGCTGAAGGGGGTAGCGCTTGTCAGCCTCGTTGAGCTTCATTCACTGGATCCAGTATAGCGTCACATGCCAGTCTCAGCCGAGGAGACATTAGTAAGACAAGCCCGTACAATCAAGTGGCCTAAAGTTTAGAGTGGAACAGTGAAGTCAGTGCTTATTTAGATGTGGATTGGTTCACAACGAAATGATAGGATGTCATGTGAATTTTTATTTGCAAATCTTGATATGTATATAGGCAACCTTGCTAACAAGTTAACCATATCAACATAGAAGATAATAATAGGTTGGTGTTGCGTTGCCCCCCAAGTAACAAAATACTGAGGCATTGCAGGTTTAACACATGCTGTACACTGAAACAAAGCGTATGCAGCATTTTGGAGTATGAATCGTGCCCAATAATTATTCATTCGAGATTACACATTTCAAGTTTGTAATAGAAAACACAAGGGACAAGGGATTTTGAGGACACTTGCAGAAATCTTTACTAGATCACATGTTGTAtgacacaaagttgcacatttttgtcttttctcgCGGCTTGTTTGAGCAGGAAATGGACATGCTAGAATTACATCATATGTACTTACATTAAATTGAAAGTGGTTGGTACTTAGTAATAAGTAATATTCAGCTGGACAGAAATCTAATGTTTCAAGTACGGTATGAAAGCAAAGATAGGccataataattttaattttgtgtattatataaaaaaatatttgaaatttatCTGAATTTATGTTATTTGAATTTCCCTCTCAAAATTTTCCAGAAGGGAATTTTTTACTTTGCACAACTTCAAAATCTTTTTTCAGATTCATAAATTCAGATCGAAAATTCAAGTGCCCATTGCGTTGGATCATATGACTGACAACATTGAACTTAATGAGACATAGGTCTGTTCAATTCCATTCAGGATTAATCAATAACCCTCAGTAGCTCGCATGGGCAAGTTTGAATttttcatttgaattgtgtaaaaaatttaaattaaaaaataaatgtgaatcaACTTTTATTGCCACACTATAATACAAGTATTTCATCCACTTTCTCCAATCCAATTTAAGctacttcttttttgttttaagaaaatGACCGATTGAAttcaatgtgaaaatgttttttatttttttaaatacatattggATTCTTGAATATTCTGAAAAATATGAGTTTATGTAACTCTATGAAAACAAACTTAAAACTTTACAAGCTTTTGAAATTTCACAACTTTTCTGAAATTCTGAAAATTAAGACAACATACATTCAGATAGATAAAGTAAAATATTGAAATGCTTTAAATTCAGTGGTATTTCAATTTCATCATGAAGTATTCAGTAGCGGTTAAATTTGACAACCTTTTTTTTGCCTCAGTGGTACAGGCCCAATCCAGGCACTGACGTATGtgaaatttaatttgtataaaattataatattgtCTAAATGTAAATACtggatatatttttttccatcctGAATAGAATACAATTCTGAACTTAAAACTGTTAATATTTTATTCGATTTTTAAGATGATTTGTTAAATTTGAAACTGTCTGCACAAAAATATTGACTTACCAAGTTTAGCCTTTAATACTAGTATTATCTTTCAGAAACCTGTTTCGACCCCACCCTATTGTAGTCTGACTAGACAAAGGCAGGGATTTGGTTGTAGATTAGTTGAGTGTCAACAGGTGATTCAAAAGGATAAGAAAAAATTAGAAAAGACGTGTAAACATAGTGATGCATCGCCATGACTATAAAGACTGAAATGTTGAATTTTCTATTACctaatgttgttgttgaaacTGGCCCCTGTGCTCCGCTGGTTACCAGTTCCCAAGCATCAACCCCCGCTCATCATCCTGTGAACTGGGAGACGGGCCAGAGCCAAACCAGTGGGACTGCTTCACCAAAGCCTTCTTTCCCAAACGCTGGCCTGCATTATGGCCCAGCCCAGCTACCAGACAGGAGACATAAACATGCCATGGCTTTAAACATGGAAATCCACGGGGCCTGTGAAATGTTTCAGCTCTGATCTCACTCTTTCCAGCATCTCTCCAGGAGTCACACCAGTGGCGTGCGGCGGGGGTGGGGTGCAATAATGGCCTTTGAAATGTCAAATCACaacactttttattttcttcctaCATTGCTTGTATCTGGTTGAACAAAGAATGCTTTAAATGATACCAGTTTAGGTCTTGTTGCCCTCCGGCTGCCCCCGGGTACTACTGTGGACCCCGTTTGGTCCCTCTCTTTCAATAGCGGCCTGATCACAGGGCATGACCTTCTCTGCCAGGTCGGGGTCACTGTTAGGCTTTTGGTTTTTTGCACCATGTCACTGAATCATCccagcacaacagacaacctTACCCCTGACAAAAGGGTTACTTTGAGGTTGGAGGGTGATGGGGGGGGTTGAGAGAGGGCAATGAACTCTTTTGAGAGCCACGGCGATGAGTAATGGAGCGGGCTTGTGAGAACCAGCGTTCAGGGGGGGGAATTTGTGGTTAAACATGAGCGTGCCGCCACATACCATTGTGCCTTTTCCCATCAGTGACACCCTCCTTCCTCCCACCCCCCCGCCTCCCCTTCAGCGTCACGTTCCAGCCGAGCCCCTCCAGGGCGTAGACGGCACATTCCATCTCTATCAATGGATGAGGAGAGAAAATGGATGGTTTATCTGTTTAAACAGAGAGCCAAAACCAGAGTGGTTAGCAGTTATGATGAACTCACCGACTAGTGATTCAAGCAGCCATGTGCTATTCAGCCATGTGCTATTCAGCTGACTATCAATCAACCCAGTTGGAATTTGTTTTGATTGTTCCAGGTTCTGATTAGAAAGttgtttcagaaaaaaaaaaagaaatataaatgatggttatagtggggcagctaagctgaaatattcataacaattgtgAATTTTGCGGTAAATGCAACAAGTTTGGTACAGATGTGATATgatatatgttatgaaaagggTGCAAATTTGACACCTGAGGGCCATTTTGACCCCAGTAACCCGCCTCCTCAGTTCTTGTATCATGCTGTAAACCAACCGCCGTTTTCTATGTTATACAACtatatacattgtttttaaaaaataacaaaaaattaaatttatacaaaataataaatacaaaaaataaacaagtaagTGCTATGGcatataaaatttaaaaaaaaaaaaaaatcgaatccTATTGGAGTTGGTACGTTACCGTGGTGGATTAGCTCGTGTGTCTCGGTGAGACCTGTGAGCTATTCCGACAGGATCTTAGATTCCTTATAGGTTCAACCAAGTCGGCTTGGTCACAGTTTAGAGACCAGACAAATATCAGCTCCCTTGCTCAGATTTGAAGgccattgcaaaaataaaacattgtcgTGTGAACCTGAAGCGCCTATACCCACTAAACTAAACAGTTCTCATGTGATCTGTGACTTGAGGTTACCGGCAATCCTGAACTTTATCCAGAGATATCTCTGGCAATTGTACAGctaataaaaagagaaatgcaCCGATGGACCGCTGAAAATCTTGCCGTTTAATAGTTGTATTGGTTGTCATTCTGTCATGAAGGCAAGGGGGTGAAGTTTCACCCTGAAGTGActgttgtccttttatttggtttgtGCGTTTTTCCCAGGTTATAAACTTTTAAAAAGCACCCTTAAAAAAtagaagagggaaaaaaacatgtctgtgatcttctgacatctgatctaatcaaCTTGGAAATCAACAAGAgtaaaaataatgtatatagttgTATAACATAGAAAACGGTGGCCGGTTTACAGCATGATACAAGAACTGAGGAGGCAGGTTACTGGGGGCAAAATTGCTGCCATGGCTCTCAGGGGCCAAATTtgcagcgccccgatatctatatcttttcataacatataaaccttcatctgtgccaaatgtgttgcttttatcataCAGTATAATGTCACAGGTagcagtatttttatttatttttttcaaattatttgAAGAGATAATGCACTGAACACTTTTGGTCTTTCCTTCTAGTTGGGTGAAAAATACTCTGCTtttctaaatataaaaaagattgCATGTAACATCATTATGCATTTAAGATGTTTACATCTAATTTCTCATTCTGCTGGCATTATGAGTAATACCCGTAATACAGATGTTTCTCTGAAAGAGCTGACGGagacacactttcacacacgcACAGTAACAGTTCAGTAACTCATCTGAAAGTAGTTGAGACTTCAGCAGCTTGGGAAAACCAGCTAACAAAATGCCATAGCACCCCCTACTGTTGACTGGTTATTGaattttttaaattcaaattgaattgaaaaatgtgttttcacatTTCCTCTTCCATATTTACCTACACTCTTCAAAACACAGtatgaatcattttaaaacagtAAAGCTTTGAGATGAGTCATATCATGTTTACATGGATTCACTTGTTTGTCTTGTTGCTCCTCACATACGCTCGCTGCAGCCTACTCACATTTTATGATTCTGCTGAGTAGAGTGGAGCGCGGCTGTAGGATTACACAGTGGAATAGTTGGAACCacaggtggattttttttaataaagcatTCTTGTAATATTGTTTTCTTCACAGGGTGCTGGAGACAGCTTTATTGGAGCGCTGGCATTTTACATGGCTCATTATCCCACAATGCCTCTGGAGGAGATGGCCCGCAGAGCCAATCAGGTGGCGGGAGTGAGCGTGCAGGCTGTTGGCACGCAGATATCTTACCCCTTCAGAAAGGACCTGCCGGCTGAACTGTTCTGAGAGCGGGCGGATCGGCGAGTAGACACCAGTGTTAATGGACCAAGGCTGGATCTTATTGACCTGGGTCACATGAAATGAGCTGCTTTTGAGAAATCAAAGAATGAGCAATATTATAAAAAACTACTGAGGATTGTTAATGATGTAACCaatgttatttttaatataaagcTGATCCATGTCTTCAATTTCACTGCCAATACAACAGTTATGTGATGACAAGCCAATTTACAACAGAAAATCTTAAAAGCTTTGAACAGTTTAAAAACTGACAAACATCTTAACACTTAGCTTGTACTGCACATAATTACCTTAATGTATTTAATTAGCCAAATAGATCATATTtcacaaattattttattacagGTACCtgatttaaatgtatatttgcaTTCAAACACTCGACTGAATCTTAATCAATGATTACTGTATAATAGCCTCCAATGAATAACATCAGTATTTCACATGAGTTTCTTGTTTTAAATGGTGGTAGTCAAGACTGCCGGGGTTTTTCATCATGCTGAATTTGTGCAGCGGGGAGAGTAGAGGCCTTTTGACGGATCCCAGAAGAAATCCTCTGACGAAACACCTTGTATAATCCACGACAATAAAAAGAGTCTGTTTAAACCGAGCAGGTTTATGTTGTCCATGTGTTTTGGTGCTTTGTTAAATCGATCGGATCTTCCTCTTCTCGAAGAAAAGGACGTGCTTGTTCACTGCAAAGACAAGAAGGTAGATTTTGAATAGAAGTGACAGGGTCtggatgaaataaaaacaatgcaaAGACTACATATTATTATGGAGAATGGGTaagcattagggctgtcaaagttagcgtgataacaaatttgttttaacgccaataatttctttaacagtaacgcaacttgcgttttttaatttgtagcgggctcagttttaaagcaagaatGAAGACaccatatgaaacaaaaaaacctaaggaatccattggtaccaaccatgtcataccagcatGTCAGGGaggaagttaaataacactAAACttttgcgagaaaaaactggcatggccattttcaaaggggtctcttgacctctgacctccagatatgtgaatgtaaatgggttctatgggtatccacaagtctcccctttacagacatgcccactttatgataatcacatgcagtttgggggcaagtcatagtcaagtcagcacactgacacactgacagctgttgttgcctgttgggctgcagtttgccatgttatgattcgagcatgttttttttatgctaaatgcagtacctgtgagggtttctggacaatatttgtcattgttttgtgttgttaattgatttccaataataaatatatacatacatttgcataaagcaagcatatctgcccactcacatgttgataagagtattaaatacttgacaaatcctcctttaaggtacattttgaacagataaaaaatgtggaataaaaaaagaattgattaatttgtgattaattgcaattaactatggacaatcatgcggttaattgcgattaaatattattaaatattttaattgattgacagccctaatgggcATGCATTTTTTATGCATAATATTGGAGCTTGCAGCCAATATGATTTAGAAAGAAAACTGTCCCGTTAAACTTTTGTAAAATGCTAATTGACTGGAATTGTTGTCATCAATTTTCTTACTTCTAACAAATAACTCCTAAAGTTCATATCAAGTAGCAGGTTATTGTATTTACCACTGggataaatatatttacatatataagAATTTTGATGAGACATTGTTATAATACATTACAGTGCATCATGCCATTTGAACTGGAATCCTATAAGGTTACaacaaatacatatacagaCACTTATGTACTATGTAATATGCTGGTTAAAATACCATTATAACCTTACCAGATTCATGGTCCATGGTAGTGACTTatgaaattatttattcatcacaAAGATTATCACATCTAGTTATCTACTTTagataacatttttttccactgtctgccaaataaaaaactgaattaagtctgactttaaagggactgtttgtaacttcttcacCCGGGTcgatatgcgcgctcgcgtgtggctatgctgttcagactaagactccaacacaaactactagtgaatgtacagtggacgtttgtgcagaaataaatgctgcagctcctccagaccaacagaggtttcccgtgtcttgtgaagctcctcagcgagaaacgttattgtctccgaccggCGGCCGGTGTCTCCCtacggccgcggtcgggaggctgaagcaggaaaagccaacactaggatcagcattgattcatgaagagaccttcgtctggtcagctaacattactgctaagcaggtgaaatatagagtgatattgtggttttagctgacgtgtgtcacctcactgttttgagcgatgcttgttcatgtctatttagagcaagcaaatgcgagcccgacgctgactttcgttgacttaacggccacaggtgtcgctgttaacaagcatttctgattcttacaaacagtccctttaaggtttcTCAACATGAAGGTTGTTATCCCAGTGATTGATGCATTTGAAATGATCTGGACTGACACAGCCTCCAGCTACAATGATATAGACAGGTGCTTGTGTTTCCATGCTGGAAGTCCAACAAACTGGTAAAATAACCATAATCATTTTCCAGCACAGACTAATGCTTAATAAAGAGTTttaaagtgtgtgcatgtgacatCTGCACAGCTGCATAAGCATGTTGTTATTAATATCTTACCCAGTGGATCATGTTTGCGCAGCACCATCTTCTCTCTGAGCCGGCTCCTCTTCGTGTTGAAGAAGTAGCCTGTCCCTGCAGCGCTCATCATCTGAACCAGGATGGTCCTGATGgataaacaacaataacacactTTACAGGAACTGAATATCTGCAAGTTATAcagtgtttgatttattttaataatcccAGTGACTTCCACTTACTTTGATTTTGCTTTGGCCACTGAGAGATGAAAAAGATGAGAGGATAAGTATTAAAATCAGGCAGTTTGATATGAATGCTCAGCAGACCAGACACACTGGCTAACAGTTAGCTCATGttggctaacagagctaacagctggCTACATGGAGGTCAGCAAACTGACGTCATATCCTCCGTTTGAGACgaatgttaaaataactacatacaTTAAATACTCACAATTTGCGGTGGTAAGAAACATGTTGTAGACTTTAACCCAGCAGAGGAACACAACAGCGCTAGTAGTCGAGGGGGGTAAGTCACATTGGGAAGTCTGTACATCCGGTTTAACAAAGCACTTCCGGGTcctcttaaaggagcagttcaGCTGAGCAGCattgtgtgtgttggtctggtgtcacaaatcaaaaaaaaacaccaacattcATAACGTTTTCAGCCATAAAACcttgtttttgtcctttttaggTCTTCTTTGCATGTTTTGCAATTTCCTGCCTGCAGCCCTAAAACAAGCCCTTTTCTGCAGAATGCATCCATCACttatttatcttatctttttattatatttagcTTACATTTCTGAACTCATAACCCAATACTCTGCATCAAGATTACTCAGAtcttctataataataataataataaattggacttatatagcgcctttcagaaacccaaggacgctttacaaaggggggcacacaaaatcatactaataaataacacaggagaaactatagctaagtTATTAAAcgagtgatgtgtaggaagagtcagctgagatcataGGCCTCGATGAACGGGTGATGCTCgaggtgttttttgaaagtgaccagggatgaagcatttcttatttcaggagggagagagttccagagggcGGGGGCGGCGACGCTGAAGGCTCTGTCGCCGAATGTTCTCAGCCGGGTGTGGGGGGGTGGAGAGCAGACTAGTGTCAGAGGATCGAAGTTTCCGGGATGGGGTGTAGGGGTTGAGAAGGTCGGTTAGGTACTGAGGGGCATGGAGGGATTTGtaagtgagaaggaggagtttaTAGTTGATGCGGGACTTGACTGGAAGCCAGTGAAGGTGGATGAGTGTcggggtgatgtgctgccagggccTAGTGCAggtgagaaccctggcagctgagttCTTGACATACTGGAGCCATTACAGTAGTCCATACGGGAGGTGATGAAGGCGTGAATGAAGGGTCTCTGCCACGGAGTCGGAGAGTGATGGCCGGAGtcgggaatttttttttgaggtggtAGAAGGCAGATTTAGTGACGGATTTAATGTGTGAATCAAATAAGAGGGTGGAGTCCAGGATGACACCAAGGTTGCGGACcttgtgtgtgttggtctggagtcacaaatcaaaaaacaccaaaattCATATCGTTTTCAGCCAtaaagtcttgtttttgtcctttCAGGTCTTCTTTGCATGTTTTACAATTTCCTGCCTGTAGCCTAAAACAAGCCCTTTTCTGCAGAATGCATTcatcacttatttatttttgtatttttttatcatatttagctTACATTTCTGAACTCATAACCCAATACTCTGCATCAAGATTACTCAGATCTTCAGACCAATTGCTATTAAATATCCCACAGTCTGAGCTAAAAACAAAGGGGAGGCCGTGTGTGGCGTTTTTC from Sebastes umbrosus isolate fSebUmb1 chromosome 16, fSebUmb1.pri, whole genome shotgun sequence includes:
- the mrpl33 gene encoding 39S ribosomal protein L33, mitochondrial — its product is MFLTTANLAKAKSKTILVQMMSAAGTGYFFNTKRSRLREKMVLRKHDPLVNKHVLFFEKRKIRSI